In the Candidatus Deferrimicrobiaceae bacterium genome, CGGTTCCGCGTCTACGCCGGCACGGATGTCGTCGGCATCGAGATCGGCGGGGCGCTGAAAAACGTGATGGCGATCGCCGCGGGGATGGCCGACGGGCTCGGTTTCGGCCACAACGCGCGGGCCCTCCTGATCACCCGCGGCCTGGCCGAGATCTCCCGCGTGGGGATCCGGCTCGGCGCGGACCCGCAGACGTTCTACGGCCTCTCCGGTCTGGGCGACCTCGTTCTCACCTGCACGGGGGACCTCTCGCGGAACCGGACCGTGGGGATGCGGGTCGGCAGGGGGGAGAGGATCGACGACATCCTCGGGGGGATGAGCATGGTCGCGGAAGGGGTGATGACCGCGAAGGCCGCAGTCGCCCTTTCCCGGCGCACGGAGGTTGCGATGCCGATATCGGAGCAGGTGCATCTCATCCTGCATGAGGGGAAGGACGTCCGGGGCGCGGTCACCGAGCTCCTCTCGAGGGCCCTTCGCCCGGAGAAGGATTAGCGCGTGAGAGGACAGGCCACCCTGAAAAAGGAAATCCGGGATCTCCTTCGCGAGCGCAACGCCGTGATGCTGGCGCACAACTACCAGCGGGACGAGATCCAGGAGATCGCCGACATCACGGGGGACTCCCTGGGCTTGAGCCAGGAGGCGTCGCGGTGCGAGGCGGACGTGATCGTCTTCTGCGGCGTGCACTTCATGGCGGAGAGCGCCGCCATCCTCTCGCCGGACAAGACGGTGCTTCTGCCCCGGAGGGAAGCCGGCTGCCCGATGGCCGACATGATCACGGCCGACGACCTGCGCGCCTACCGGGCCGCCCATCCCGAGGCGGTGGTGATCACGTACGTCAATTCGTCCGCGGAGGTCAAGGCCCTCTCCGACATCTGCTGCACCTCCGGGAACGCGGTCAACGTGGTCCGCTCCATCCCCGAAGACCGGGAGATCTACATGGTGCCGGACCGCAACCTCGCCCATTACGTGGCGAAGATCTCCGGCAGGCGGCTCACCTGGTGGGACGGCTACTGCCCCACGCACGAGCGGCTCACCATCGAGGCGACCGTCCGGGCGAGGAAGGCCCACCCCGGCGCCGTGCTTGTGGTGCACCCGGAGTGCCCGCCGGAGGTGGTGGAGATGGCCGACGCGGTGCTGTCCACCTCGGGGATGTCCACCTACTGCCGCCGGTCCGGGGAGAAGGAGTTCCTCGTCGGCACGGAGATGGGGATCCTGTACCGGCTCCGGAAGGAGAACCCCGGCAAGACGTTTTTCCTCGCCTCCCGCGCGCTCATCTGCCCGAACATGAAGCTTACGACGCTCGAGGACGTCCGCGACTCCCTCGCCAGCCTCTCCCCCGTCGTGACGGTCCCCCCGGACATCCGGCGGAAGGCGCTCTCCGCCCTGGAGGCGATGCTCCGCGTTCCGCGCGACGTCTCCTGAGGGATTCGGAAAGATGT is a window encoding:
- the nadA gene encoding quinolinate synthase NadA: MRGQATLKKEIRDLLRERNAVMLAHNYQRDEIQEIADITGDSLGLSQEASRCEADVIVFCGVHFMAESAAILSPDKTVLLPRREAGCPMADMITADDLRAYRAAHPEAVVITYVNSSAEVKALSDICCTSGNAVNVVRSIPEDREIYMVPDRNLAHYVAKISGRRLTWWDGYCPTHERLTIEATVRARKAHPGAVLVVHPECPPEVVEMADAVLSTSGMSTYCRRSGEKEFLVGTEMGILYRLRKENPGKTFFLASRALICPNMKLTTLEDVRDSLASLSPVVTVPPDIRRKALSALEAMLRVPRDVS